The stretch of DNA GTGCGCTGGATTTCGCCCGGACGTGGGAGCGGGAGCGTCTGTCCAGGAGTGTCCTGAGCGATCTGTCTTTGTCTCTGCGCTGGCAGGTGGAGCGGGCGGCCATTGATTCAGCGCCGCCGGCGGAGGTCAAGCGCCTGCGGAGCTACGAGGGTCAGAAGCTCAGCGACATAGATTCTGAGCTGGTGAACATGTTCCTGCGCTATATCGGCCTTCCGCATGTGCGCGCCCTGCTGGATGTGCCGCTGGGTTCGCTGGATGCGGATGCCCGGGCGCTGATGCGCGACTTCCTGGGGGATCGGGTGATGCTGGAGATTCAGCGGCGGGTGATGCTGGCGTTTGTGAGCCGGCTGTGGATCGACTACCTGACCGAGATGGAAGACCTGCGCCAGGGCATTGGGCTGGAGGCGTTCGGCCAGCGCGACCCGCTGGTAGAGTACAAGCGCCGCGCCTATCAGATGTTCCAGCACCTGATTGAGTCCATCCGCCACGCGGTCATCGAGCGCGTGTTCGCCCTGGAGCCATTGCCGCTCCAGCTCGAGCGGACGCTGGAGACGGGATAAGTGTGCAAAAAGGGTTGCTAATTTGCATCATACATGTTAGAATATCCAATAGAGAAATCGCTGGAGCTGTGGCAACGTCTGAGAGGATGAGGAGGTCCGCCGGCTGGACTGCGGACGTGTTGGAGCGCTGACGGAAAGGAGGCCCCCCTTGAACGTCACCAGCGATGATTTTACGGCTCGCTTGATGAATGACATGGATCCCCGACTGCTGGATTTCATCAAGAACAAGGTGAATTCCTTTATCAAGTGGGATCTGATGCGCTTCTTCTATGAAAACCCCAACACTGCGGACACCGTGGAAAATATCGCGCGCTATGCCGGCCGCAATGCCGCGGCAGTGAAGCCGGAGCTGGACGAGCTGGTGGAAGCCGGCGTGATGGAACGACGCATGGTGGGGGATATGCCGGTCTACATGCTCTCCAACGACCCGGAAATGCGCCGGCTGGTGAATGACTTCATCACGGCCTGTGAGGACCGCCATTTTCGCGTCAAGGCGGTATATCATATCATCCGCCAGATGCGCTGAGCCGCGGATGCCGGCGGCGGATGAGGATGATGCCGCCTATGCCTGCAAGAGGAGGCAGTCAGCATGGAACGGGTGAAAACGGGAATTGCCGGCCTGGATGAGATGCTGCATGGTGGGTTCCTCCCGCTCACGGCCAACGTGGTGGAAGGCGCCCCGGGCACGGGCAAGACCACTCTGGGGATGCAGTTCATTTATTCGGGCATCGTCCAGTACAATGAGCCGGGCATTATCCTCACCTTTGAGGAGTTCCCCCAACAATATTACCGCGACGCGGCTTCGTTCGGGTGGGATTTCCGCTCCTTGGAGGCCGAGGGCAAACTGCGGGTCATCATGACCAGCCCGGAGGTCACCCGCCGCGACCTGGAGAGCATGGGGGGCATCATCGAGTCCATGGCGGAAGAGATCGGGGCTAAGCGCATCCTGGTGGACAGCCTCTCCCATTTCGAGCGCCTGACGCGAGACCCGATTGAACTGCGCTCCCTCCAGTACAGCTTCATCAACGCGCTGAAGCGGGAAGGGCTGACCGCGGTCATCACCCACGAAACCCCGACGCTGTTCGGCCAGACCACGGAAGGGGATATGAATCTGGCCTTTGTGGCGGATTCGTACATTCTCCTGCGCTATGTGGAGATTGATAGCGCCGTGCACAAAGCCCTGCTGGTGCTGAAACTGCGCGGCAGTGATCATGCCAAGGATATCCGCCGCTTTGAGATTACCCCGCGCGGCATTGAGGTGCAGTCCAAGTTCGAGGGGCGGGAGGGCATCATGAGCGGCAGTCCGCGCCGCATGGCGGAGTATTTCGAGCAGGCATTTGTCAAGCGCTGATGAGCACGGGGGGTGCGCCGGCATCT from Anaerolineae bacterium encodes:
- a CDS encoding ATPase, with protein sequence MERVKTGIAGLDEMLHGGFLPLTANVVEGAPGTGKTTLGMQFIYSGIVQYNEPGIILTFEEFPQQYYRDAASFGWDFRSLEAEGKLRVIMTSPEVTRRDLESMGGIIESMAEEIGAKRILVDSLSHFERLTRDPIELRSLQYSFINALKREGLTAVITHETPTLFGQTTEGDMNLAFVADSYILLRYVEIDSAVHKALLVLKLRGSDHAKDIRRFEITPRGIEVQSKFEGREGIMSGSPRRMAEYFEQAFVKR